A section of the Mesorhizobium loti genome encodes:
- a CDS encoding cysteine synthase family protein — MDAVRKHLPFSGYSDAYALPSIIRCETNLYLAQFAFMKLLPAKYIIEQALARGTLTHGMRVLETSSGTFALGLAVICRERGFQLEIFTDPVMDEGLEKRLKSLGAEVFIITEKARHGGYQRSRLDALHARMRQLGHSCFWPRQYETPDNPAAYRVFADQISEMLDADVTLVGSVGSGGSTCGTIERLRQKASGARLIGVDTFNSVIFGQQDGERKLRGLGNSLVPKNVKHELYDEVHLISAQLAFAATRTLHERHAVFAGPTSGASYIVGRWRAQQYPEETVVVICPDEGHRYVESVYDHEWLKQNGCLHEGVLLEAPSGEAHPSTALPPWNRCRWNRKSREAVLNALEGKS, encoded by the coding sequence ATGGACGCTGTTCGCAAACACCTGCCATTCTCGGGCTATTCTGATGCCTATGCTCTCCCCAGCATTATTAGGTGTGAGACGAACCTTTATCTTGCGCAGTTCGCATTCATGAAGCTTCTCCCTGCGAAGTACATTATTGAGCAAGCGCTGGCTCGAGGGACTTTGACGCACGGCATGAGAGTTCTCGAGACTTCGAGCGGAACCTTCGCGCTGGGTTTGGCCGTAATTTGCCGAGAACGTGGATTCCAGCTCGAAATCTTCACGGACCCAGTAATGGACGAGGGTCTGGAAAAGAGGCTGAAATCCTTGGGGGCCGAGGTCTTCATAATAACCGAGAAGGCGAGGCACGGTGGCTATCAAAGAAGCCGCCTCGACGCATTACACGCCAGGATGAGACAGCTTGGCCACTCCTGTTTCTGGCCCCGGCAATACGAAACCCCCGACAACCCCGCAGCCTATAGGGTCTTCGCCGACCAAATATCGGAGATGTTGGACGCCGACGTAACTCTGGTAGGTTCTGTGGGGTCAGGCGGCTCTACCTGCGGAACGATAGAGCGCCTCCGCCAAAAAGCCTCTGGGGCGCGCCTGATTGGAGTGGATACCTTCAACAGTGTCATTTTTGGGCAACAGGATGGCGAACGGAAACTGCGGGGCCTGGGGAATAGTCTTGTCCCCAAGAACGTGAAGCATGAACTGTATGACGAGGTGCATCTCATCTCGGCTCAGCTCGCATTCGCTGCAACGCGAACCCTCCACGAGCGGCACGCCGTTTTCGCCGGTCCGACCTCTGGAGCGAGTTATATTGTGGGGCGTTGGCGTGCTCAGCAGTATCCAGAAGAAACCGTAGTCGTCATATGTCCCGATGAAGGCCACCGCTACGTCGAATCTGTTTACGATCACGAGTGGCTCAAGCAGAACGGGTGTCTACATGAAGGTGTTCTTCTGGAAGCTCCGTCGGGCGAAGCGCATCCCTCGACCGCTCTCCCGCCCTGGAACCGATGTCGTTGGAATCGGAAAAGCCGAGAAGCTGTTCTGAACGCGCTGGAGGGCAAGTCGTGA
- a CDS encoding HesB/IscA family protein, producing MITLTENAVAAVKAALSRADEPAEGFRIMVEAGGCAGLKYLMGLESVSREGDAIMETDGFKVFVDAKSQLHLAGMTVDFVTDLESSGFVFDNPNARAKCACGKSFG from the coding sequence ATGATCACACTCACTGAAAACGCCGTCGCCGCCGTCAAGGCCGCGCTTTCCCGCGCCGACGAACCGGCGGAAGGCTTTCGCATCATGGTCGAGGCGGGCGGCTGCGCCGGCCTCAAATACCTGATGGGTCTGGAAAGCGTCTCGCGCGAGGGCGATGCCATCATGGAGACGGACGGGTTCAAGGTGTTCGTCGACGCAAAATCCCAGCTCCATCTCGCCGGCATGACCGTTGACTTCGTCACGGACCTGGAGTCCTCGGGCTTTGTCTTCGACAATCCCAATGCGCGGGCCAAATGCGCCTGCGGCAAGTCCTTCGGCTAG
- a CDS encoding iron-sulfur cluster assembly scaffold protein, with protein sequence MRDNTDNVYLFSDKLYFINPNNVGALDTPNAAGEVGAVACGDGLKLMMGFDPKTETITAAAFQTFGRGSAIAASSTFTEFIVGKTIDEALQITDQDIADFLGALPPQTIYSSLDRLILERGLRLMSEFFRAVRQAFEETPAFSRLVLVKASSP encoded by the coding sequence GTGCGGGATAATACCGACAACGTCTACCTCTTCAGCGACAAGCTCTATTTCATCAACCCGAACAATGTCGGCGCTTTGGACACCCCCAATGCGGCTGGCGAGGTCGGTGCCGTCGCCTGCGGCGACGGGCTTAAATTGATGATGGGTTTCGACCCCAAGACCGAGACGATCACCGCCGCAGCGTTCCAGACCTTCGGCCGCGGCTCGGCCATAGCCGCTTCCTCGACATTTACCGAATTCATCGTCGGCAAGACCATCGATGAAGCCCTTCAGATCACCGATCAGGACATAGCGGATTTTCTCGGCGCCCTGCCGCCGCAGACGATATACTCATCGCTCGACCGCCTCATCCTGGAGCGCGGCTTGCGGCTGATGAGCGAGTTCTTCCGTGCTGTGAGGCAGGCTTTCGAGGAGACACCAGCATTCTCCCGCCTGGTCCTCGTCAAGGCATCATCGCCATGA
- the queE gene encoding 7-carboxy-7-deazaguanine synthase gives MSYAVKEIFYTLQGEGRNAGRAAVFCRFAGCNLWSGREGDRERAFCGFCDTDFVGVDGPGGGHFDTARELALAIEQAWRGSVGQRLVVLTGGEPLLQIDEELLEALHSLAFEIAVETNGTIPTPAGIDWLCVSPKCNTRLVVMAGDELKLVYPQIGAEPEHFEVLAFEHLLLQPMDGPEREANTAAAVAYCLANPRWRLSLQTHKLLGIP, from the coding sequence ATGTCATATGCGGTCAAGGAAATTTTCTACACCCTTCAAGGTGAAGGACGAAATGCCGGGCGGGCTGCCGTATTTTGTCGTTTCGCCGGCTGTAACCTTTGGTCGGGACGTGAAGGCGACCGGGAAAGAGCATTCTGCGGATTCTGCGACACCGATTTCGTTGGGGTAGATGGCCCCGGTGGCGGACATTTTGACACCGCGCGGGAGCTTGCGTTGGCGATCGAACAAGCCTGGCGCGGGTCGGTGGGGCAACGTCTTGTCGTGCTCACCGGAGGGGAACCCCTCCTCCAGATCGATGAAGAACTCCTGGAAGCGCTGCATTCCTTGGCGTTTGAAATTGCCGTGGAGACCAACGGTACCATCCCCACACCCGCCGGCATCGACTGGCTGTGCGTCAGTCCGAAATGCAATACACGCCTCGTGGTCATGGCAGGGGACGAGCTAAAGCTTGTATATCCTCAGATTGGCGCGGAGCCCGAGCATTTCGAAGTTCTCGCGTTTGAGCACCTTTTGCTTCAGCCGATGGATGGGCCCGAGCGCGAGGCGAATACGGCCGCCGCAGTAGCCTATTGTCTTGCCAACCCACGTTGGCGCTTGAGCCTTCAAACCCACAAACTTCTCGGGATCCCATGA
- the queD gene encoding 6-carboxytetrahydropterin synthase QueD, giving the protein MKITQAFTFEAAHCLPRVPKTHRCHRIHGHSYRVELRLEGPVDPDTGFVIDFFDVEAVFGPLLQRLDHQYLNEVEGLDNPTAENIAVWIWNQTKPLLGQMCSVTVYETPLCWAEYEG; this is encoded by the coding sequence ATGAAAATTACGCAAGCTTTCACCTTCGAGGCAGCGCACTGCCTTCCGCGCGTGCCAAAGACCCATCGCTGTCACCGCATACATGGCCACTCATACCGTGTGGAACTGCGTCTGGAAGGGCCCGTCGATCCAGACACGGGCTTTGTCATCGATTTCTTCGATGTCGAGGCTGTGTTCGGACCGCTTCTGCAACGTCTCGACCATCAGTATCTGAATGAGGTTGAGGGTCTCGACAATCCGACAGCGGAAAACATTGCGGTCTGGATCTGGAACCAAACCAAGCCGCTTCTTGGCCAAATGTGCTCGGTAACGGTCTATGAGACGCCGCTGTGCTGGGCTGAATACGAGGGTTGA
- the queC gene encoding 7-cyano-7-deazaguanine synthase QueC, producing MQRDSGTALVLFSGGQDSTTCLAWALENFERVETIGFDYGQRHRIELDVRPYLLERIRTDFPTWRGRLGEDHMIDLAVLGQISDTALTRDVEVALNANGLTNTFVPGRNLLFLGFAAAIAYRMGAKHLVIGVSETDRFSYPDCRDDAVKAMQLVLNLGMETRFIIHTPLMQRDKAQTWALADWLGGEALVKLICEGSHTCYSGDREHRHSWGFGCGTCIECNLRAAGWEQFRSCKETPVAAHEIT from the coding sequence ATGCAACGAGATTCGGGAACCGCACTCGTCCTTTTCTCCGGCGGTCAGGATTCGACAACCTGCCTGGCCTGGGCGCTGGAGAACTTCGAGCGCGTCGAGACAATCGGTTTCGACTATGGGCAGCGGCATCGGATCGAGCTCGATGTGCGGCCCTATCTGCTCGAGCGCATTCGAACAGACTTTCCGACCTGGCGTGGGCGACTAGGCGAGGATCACATGATTGACCTGGCCGTGCTCGGCCAAATCAGTGATACCGCGCTCACGCGCGACGTCGAGGTCGCACTGAACGCGAACGGTCTAACAAATACCTTCGTGCCTGGCCGCAACCTTCTGTTCCTCGGCTTTGCGGCCGCGATAGCTTACCGGATGGGCGCGAAACACCTCGTGATCGGTGTTTCCGAGACGGATCGTTTCAGCTACCCGGATTGTCGGGATGACGCAGTCAAAGCGATGCAACTTGTCCTGAACCTTGGAATGGAGACGCGTTTCATCATTCACACACCCCTCATGCAGCGCGACAAGGCGCAGACCTGGGCGCTGGCGGATTGGCTGGGCGGCGAGGCGCTGGTGAAGCTCATCTGCGAGGGAAGTCACACCTGCTATAGCGGAGACCGCGAACATAGACATAGCTGGGGTTTCGGTTGCGGGACCTGCATCGAGTGTAATCTTCGCGCGGCGGGATGGGAGCAATTCCGATCCTGCAAAGAGACACCCGTTGCCGCCCATGAAATCACGTGA